The Pyrenophora tritici-repentis strain M4 chromosome 10, whole genome shotgun sequence genome contains a region encoding:
- a CDS encoding TT-ORF1 multi-domain protein, which translates to MAVSKDATSAIVTKKVKGLKDHKKAQKEKNAAKRLAAAEKAKAKKLEAATEKAIAAEIIAVTVVAEAEEIATVAQVEPVDSLETTDGSDTYNQKTDVIEVSEDQTNDIQAIVKNYLVVATEVTVAYAADVSPKADSIQGPNSSLNPAVIDFVISNPTIVITSNPPVSPEAAIDIIAHRKALEADMETPREMFMRCKYITSVDAEYLSSFEGDDDIIDESSNKIKCLDSNGFEIIPLLNGLSLADITTNTESAPTLSVDDLFAKVSATNVSKISATESSEILAIDSLDPWACISQILHSSSVSQDGRTLASVEAEMRSRSSSMTAVCQGSRSLEDVEAEMHSGSSSTTASYNSAQSLGDPKSEMPNALSKKVSPPAPFIDPAIVSCKIKSQSLDMTTAPVDNNNARNTTNSPPDLTTSSTASNASSHWTRTPSPTHFNSKTYAFTVLTPRSGSSTPYAQCGASGVETPGVIDCARVSKDNTTELMLQEHLKMPPGAYFGNWEVVARGLGLWGWFRTAWY; encoded by the coding sequence ATGGCAGTTTCTAAAGACGCCACCAGCGCCATTGTGACCAAGAAGGTCAAGGGTCTCAAGGACCACAAGAAGgcgcagaaggagaagaacGCGGCTAAGCGTCTCGCGGCTGCGGAGAAGGCCAAAGCTAAGAAGCTGGAGGCTGCGACCGAGAAGGCTATTGCCGCTGAGATCATTGCTGTGACCGTCGTTGCTGAGGCAGAGGAGATCGCCACGGTTGCTCAGGTTGAGCCTGTGGACTCTTTGGAGACTACCGACGGGTCTGATACCTACAATCAGAAGACCGACGTCATCGAAGTCTCCGAAGATCAAACCAATGACATCCAAGCCATCGTCAAGAACTACCTCGTCGTCGCCACTGAGGTCACTGTCGCGTACGCGGCCGATGTGTCACCTAAGGCTGACAGCATTCAAGGACCCAACAGTAGCCTTAACCCAGCGGTAATTGACTTCGTCATCTCCAACCCCACTATCGTGATCACCTCCAACCCCCCCGTTTCCCCTGAAGCCGCCATCGACATTATCGCGCATCGCAAGGCGTTAGAAGCCGACATGGAGACTCCACGCGAGATGTTTATGCGCTGCAAATATATCACATCTGTAGACGCTGAGTACCTCTCCAGTTTCGAAGGCGATGATGATATTATCGATGAGTCGTCCAACAAGATCAAATGTCTCGACTCCAACGGCTTCGAGATCATCCCGCTCCTAAACGGTCTGTCACTAGCAGACATTACCACCAACACCGAGTCTGCCCCAACGCTATCCGTAGACGACCTCTTCGCCAAGGTCTCCGCAACGAATGTATCAAAGATCTCTGCTACGGAATCATCGGAGATTCTTGCAATCGACTCTCTCGATCCTTGGGCCTGTATATCGCAGATCCTACATTCTAGCTCTGTGTCTCAGGATGGTAGAACTCTGGCATCTGTAGAGGCTGAGATGCGGTCCCGATCATCATCTATGACAGCTGTTTGTCAGGGAAGCCGGTCCCTGGAGGATGTTGAAGCTGAGATGCATTCGGGGTCTTCATCTACCACAGCTTCTTATAACAGTGCCCAGTCATTGGGTGATCCGAAGTCTGAAATGCCGAATGCCCTTAGCAAGAAGGTGTCGCCCCCTGCACCCTTTATTGATCCGGCTATTGTAAGCTGTAAGATCAAGTCGCAGTCCCTAGACATGACTACTGCTCCAGTAGACAACAACAATGCTAGGAACACAACAAACTCACCCCCAGATCTCACCACCTCTTCCACTGCATCAAATGCATCCTCGCATTGGACCCGCACTCCCTCACCCACCCATTTCAACTCTAAGACCTATGCATTCACAGTACTTACGCCTCGGAGCGGGTCTTCAACTCCATACGCCCAGTGCGGAGCTAGCGGGGTAGAGACGCCTGGTGTTATTGATTGTGCTCGGGTATCGAAGGACAATACGACAGAGCTGATGTTGCAGGAACATTTGAAGATGCCCCCGGGTGCGTACTTCGGGAATTGGGAGGTTGTTGCGCGAGGACTTGGTCTTTGGGGTTGGTTTAGGACCGCTTGGTACTAA
- a CDS encoding MhpC, hydrolase or acyltransferase (alpha-beta hydrolase superfamily) produces the protein MPTLNTNDGINLYYETHGSRDAPPLILLHGWTGSGAVFQRNIISLPRDHFVIVPDLRGHGNSDKPKAGYHVSRLAMDLANLISHFNFKDGSIKAIGTSLGAAIIWSFSELFTTQAFSHVVFVDQAPLQNYLEDWGPEFGNTGCNSLEALQNVQKTLIEAPEQAHLGTIGGCLGYRSHPQPGDPTPETQTWKDDEAFFLKEAVKGDGWWYGKLMADHTANDWRHPIAQNFGPESGSTTKVLVVASSRSGCFPSAGPLKVVELVNGGRAEGCAKGVTVTWGGHWCYWEQPETFNELVTEFLST, from the exons ATGCCTACCTTGAACACAAACGATGGTATCAACCTCTACTACGAGACGCATGGCTCGCGCGACGCCCCTCCTCTGATTCTA CTGCACGGCTGGACCGGTTCAGGAGCAGTGTTTCAACGTAACATTATATCATTACCCAGAGACCATTTTGTTATTGTGCCAGACCTACGTGGCCATGGCAACTCTGATAAGCCGAAAGCGGGATACCATGTCTCGCGGCTAGCTATGGATCTAGCGAACCTAATCTCCCATTTCAACTTCAAGGATGGGTCCATAAAAGCAATTGGTACAAGTCTAGGTGCAGCGATCATATGGTCTTTCAGCGAGCTGTTTACCACACAAGCGTTTTCACACGTGGTGTTTGTGGATCAGGCGCCGCTACAAAATTACCTGGAAGACTGGGGTCCCGAATTTGGTAACACGGGATGCAATTCCCTGGAAGCATTGCAGAATGTGCAAAAGACTTTGATAGAAGCTCCAGAGCAAGCACATCTCGGCACTATCGGTGGATGTCTTGGCTATAGATCGCACCCGCAGCCTGGCGACCCGACACCAGAGACACAGACATGGAAAGACGATGAGGCTTTCTTTTTGAAAGAGGCAGTGAAGGGTGACGGTTGGTGGTATGGAAAGCTGATGGCCGATCATACGGCCAACGACTGGCGCCATCCGATTGCGCAAAACTTTGGACCGGAGAGTGGTAGCACGACGAAGGTCTTAGTGGTCGCGAGTAGTAGGAGTGGTTGCTTCCCATCAGCTGGCCCTTTGAAAGTGGTGGAGTTGGTCAATGGGGGGAGAGCGGAGGGTTGCGCAAAGGGTGTCACTGTAACTTGGGGTGGACATTGGTGCTATTGGGAGCAGCCAGAGACATTCAATGAGCTTGTGACTGAGTTCTTAAGTACGTGA